One stretch of Chitinophagales bacterium DNA includes these proteins:
- a CDS encoding gliding motility-associated C-terminal domain-containing protein, translating into MILKSGIFSNLFRVIVLGAIIICTVNRSYGNHIIGGEIGYTYLGSNEYNITLILYRDCAASNALMFDDPAKIFIVNNFNGVVDTILRIPFPGSDTLMNLAANPCLVVPPNICKETATYSWNVTLPSNTNGYTIIYQYYARVLGLTNLPPGLVIGGSYEQNIPALSGSLTNSSPVFNNYPPTFLCVNEPLIFDHSATDPDGDSLAYNLCAPLQIPRDTVGFPLPSTPVPFIAPFSAQNPIGGDPQLAIDPQTGLLTGTPTIVGKFVVGVCVSEYRNKRLLSTHLRDFVFEIVPCIKSVVASTPDLVSECSNLTVNFDNSSAGAQYYHWDFGVPGFTNDTSNLYSPSYTFPDTGTYTITLYANPGSECGDTTVSEIRIYPVLNAAFIAPDACSPADILFTDQSTNTYGTIDTWQWNFGDSLTSSLQNPNHVYTNPGSYSAQLIVTNTAGCTDTFFKTIVVHSPPFVSAGNDTLICGLDSIELKGSGNGFFSWFPDYSISNSTIARPKISPDTNTTYILTIVDSFNCTNTDTVNINVINSVTATAGPDTTICYGAAVQLSGSGGADFTWTPQTGLNAYTISNPIASPLSTTTYLFRTFTGSCSSTDTVTIEVKPILPFELSPDDTICKGSTIELSACCGTSYNWSSPNGLQDPASSTQMITPDITTVFTVTIVDTSKCPVSRQGYITISVAVPPVLTTIPDTSVISGNSIQLYAFGGGTYEWLPAASLSDSHISSPVATPDVTTTYTVEVTSVEGCKDFGTVTVRVNEDVVIIFPNAFTPNGDGVNDFFKPFVSGDFETGVFQILDRWGQVIYESNDLTAGWNGKSKGIHQPIGTYIYFLAGKSLLSGLPVQRKGSVTLLR; encoded by the coding sequence ATGATATTAAAATCAGGAATTTTTTCAAATCTTTTCAGGGTTATTGTTTTAGGCGCTATAATAATTTGTACCGTCAACCGCAGCTATGGAAATCATATTATCGGAGGAGAGATTGGATATACTTATTTAGGCAGCAACGAGTATAACATTACGCTGATCCTGTACAGAGACTGTGCCGCTTCGAATGCACTTATGTTTGATGATCCTGCCAAAATATTTATTGTGAACAATTTCAATGGTGTAGTGGATACCATTTTAAGAATTCCATTTCCGGGTTCCGATACCTTGATGAATCTTGCAGCTAATCCCTGTCTCGTAGTCCCTCCGAATATTTGCAAGGAAACCGCTACTTACTCATGGAATGTAACATTACCTTCCAATACCAATGGTTATACCATTATCTATCAATATTATGCCCGTGTGTTAGGACTCACCAATTTACCACCAGGCCTGGTAATTGGTGGTTCGTATGAGCAGAATATCCCTGCTCTAAGTGGATCATTAACGAATAGCAGCCCTGTTTTTAATAACTATCCACCTACCTTTTTATGTGTAAATGAGCCATTGATATTTGACCATTCTGCAACGGATCCGGATGGTGATTCGCTGGCTTATAATCTTTGCGCTCCTTTGCAGATTCCCCGTGACACTGTGGGGTTTCCACTCCCATCGACTCCGGTCCCCTTTATTGCGCCTTTTTCCGCCCAAAACCCGATAGGTGGAGATCCTCAATTGGCCATTGATCCCCAAACAGGATTACTCACCGGCACACCCACTATAGTTGGGAAATTTGTGGTCGGGGTTTGTGTTTCAGAATACCGGAATAAACGATTATTGTCGACCCACCTCCGTGATTTTGTATTTGAAATAGTCCCCTGCATAAAAAGTGTGGTTGCTTCCACTCCTGATCTTGTAAGCGAGTGTAGTAACCTTACCGTTAACTTTGACAATAGCAGTGCCGGTGCGCAGTATTATCATTGGGATTTTGGAGTTCCTGGGTTTACAAACGATACTTCAAACCTGTATTCTCCATCTTATACTTTCCCTGATACCGGTACTTACACCATTACATTATATGCAAACCCCGGATCTGAATGTGGTGATACCACCGTCTCCGAGATTCGTATTTACCCTGTTTTGAATGCAGCATTTATTGCACCCGATGCCTGTTCCCCTGCAGATATTCTATTTACAGATCAATCCACTAACACCTACGGAACTATAGATACCTGGCAATGGAATTTTGGAGACAGCCTTACTTCGAGTTTACAGAACCCAAATCACGTGTATACTAACCCCGGCTCTTATAGTGCTCAATTAATAGTCACGAATACTGCAGGTTGTACCGATACATTTTTTAAAACAATTGTGGTGCATTCCCCTCCATTCGTTTCTGCAGGTAACGATACGCTGATTTGCGGACTCGACTCCATTGAGTTAAAAGGCTCAGGGAATGGATTCTTTTCCTGGTTTCCGGATTACAGCATTAGTAATTCCACAATTGCCCGTCCGAAAATCAGTCCTGATACCAATACCACTTATATCCTTACAATTGTAGATAGCTTTAATTGCACTAACACCGATACCGTCAATATAAATGTGATAAACTCGGTTACAGCCACTGCAGGCCCCGATACCACAATTTGCTACGGCGCTGCAGTCCAGTTGTCTGGTTCAGGTGGCGCAGATTTTACATGGACTCCTCAAACCGGATTGAATGCTTATACCATTTCAAATCCAATTGCCTCCCCTCTATCTACCACAACGTATCTTTTCAGAACCTTTACCGGTTCCTGCTCCAGCACAGATACGGTTACAATAGAAGTTAAGCCTATCCTGCCATTTGAGCTTAGTCCGGATGATACCATTTGCAAAGGCAGCACCATTGAACTTTCTGCCTGTTGCGGAACATCTTATAACTGGTCTTCTCCGAATGGGTTACAAGATCCTGCTTCATCCACTCAAATGATTACTCCTGACATTACTACTGTCTTCACAGTAACTATAGTCGATACCAGCAAATGCCCTGTAAGCCGGCAGGGATACATAACCATTTCAGTTGCTGTTCCACCTGTATTGACCACCATTCCGGATACATCCGTAATAAGCGGAAACAGCATACAATTGTATGCCTTTGGCGGTGGTACTTATGAATGGCTTCCGGCTGCGTCCCTGAGTGACAGCCATATTTCCTCCCCTGTCGCTACTCCTGATGTCACAACTACTTACACGGTTGAAGTAACATCTGTGGAAGGTTGTAAAGATTTCGGAACGGTGACGGTAAGGGTGAATGAAGACGTAGTGATTATTTTTCCCAATGCATTCACTCCAAATGGTGATGGTGTCAACGATTTTTTCAAGCCTTTTGTAAGCGGAGACTTTGAAACCGGAGTGTTTCAAATTTTAGACCGCTGGGGTCAGGTAATTTACGAGTCGAATGATCTTACTGCAGGATGGAATGGAAAAAGTAAAGGGATCCATCAACCTATTGGTACCTATATTTATTTCCTTGCGGGAAAGTCTCTTTTAAGTGGCCTACCGGTTCAGAGGAAAGGAAGCGTGACGTTACTGAGATGA
- a CDS encoding T9SS type A sorting domain-containing protein, producing the protein MIPRILIGAILLLFVFKLGFSQYAPDYSLPVKGINSIEKKYAWAGGLNNPQFSAIDLNNDGIKDLLVFDRTGNKVYTFLNHGTPGLLDYTYDPEFENDFPHLENWTLALDYNCDGIEDLFTYSFLLSSGATGIRVFRGYYNCSNHIQFSIADSLLVYPFQGNMLNLFVSSVDIPAMVDVNNDGDIDILTFQSTGGYVMYFENQSQEGGYGCDSLIYEKYDDCWGDFFESGFRKQDSLSVPCPYHKGQQQNNNSLHAGSTLLSLDNTGDGVKELIKGDISFTNIVYMINGGSADNAHMVSEDTIYPSYDRPADVFIFPAPFAADMNNDGLKDFLVAPNSQGGSENYKCAWYYQNQGNTASANFHFLSDTFLVGDMIDVGEGAYPIFFDADNDGLKDLMIGNRGYFNNGNSQAPYLGKISYYKNIGDPTHPSFQLITKDFANISSLFVSGVYPAFGDLDNDGDDDMLLGEEDGTLLYFENTTSPGSAANFVFMQAKYAAIDVGQFSTPQLVDVNRDGKLDLLIGEQSGNIDYFENTGILQIPSFQLITTSLGNVDVRPYYTYGQSITGYSVPFLIDLKDGNGYTLFVGAENGHIYKYANIDNNLAGTFDKRDTIFAGISEGSRLAISGGDIDQDGQADLVIGNYRGGVTYYDMHTTQLTDVFSSNSYKLYPNPTTGFITIESHAFKNNGNCEVSLVDMMGKQKMIVNENFSKGTLRLFLPPLPAGIYFLHIKNEQSESVQKIVINR; encoded by the coding sequence GTGATTCCACGAATACTTATTGGTGCGATTCTTTTATTGTTTGTTTTCAAACTTGGGTTTTCGCAATATGCACCAGACTATTCACTTCCCGTAAAGGGAATTAATAGCATTGAAAAGAAATATGCATGGGCCGGTGGTTTGAATAACCCTCAATTTTCCGCTATTGATTTAAATAATGATGGAATTAAAGACCTTCTGGTATTTGACCGTACCGGGAATAAAGTCTATACTTTTTTAAATCATGGAACACCCGGTTTATTAGATTATACTTATGACCCGGAATTTGAGAATGATTTCCCCCACCTGGAAAACTGGACACTCGCCCTGGATTACAATTGTGATGGCATTGAAGATCTGTTTACATATAGCTTCTTACTTAGCTCGGGTGCAACCGGAATCCGTGTCTTCAGAGGATATTATAACTGTAGTAATCACATTCAATTCTCTATTGCAGATAGCCTGCTCGTGTATCCGTTTCAGGGAAATATGCTTAACCTGTTTGTGAGCAGCGTGGATATACCGGCAATGGTAGATGTAAATAACGATGGAGATATTGATATACTTACTTTTCAGAGTACCGGTGGCTACGTGATGTATTTTGAAAATCAATCGCAGGAAGGAGGTTACGGATGCGATAGCCTGATCTATGAAAAATATGATGATTGCTGGGGTGATTTTTTTGAGAGCGGTTTCCGCAAACAGGATTCACTAAGTGTACCATGTCCTTATCATAAAGGGCAACAACAGAATAACAATTCTCTACATGCCGGATCAACATTGCTTTCACTGGATAATACAGGCGACGGTGTTAAGGAACTTATTAAGGGAGACATTTCATTCACTAACATTGTATACATGATAAACGGCGGTTCTGCAGATAATGCCCACATGGTTTCAGAGGATACGATTTATCCCTCCTACGACCGGCCCGCTGATGTTTTCATCTTCCCTGCGCCTTTTGCCGCAGATATGAATAATGATGGGTTAAAAGACTTCCTCGTGGCCCCCAATTCGCAGGGAGGGTCTGAAAACTACAAGTGCGCATGGTATTACCAAAACCAGGGAAACACTGCTTCAGCAAATTTTCATTTCCTATCCGATACTTTTCTTGTCGGCGATATGATTGATGTGGGAGAAGGCGCTTACCCCATTTTTTTCGATGCAGACAATGACGGACTAAAAGATTTGATGATCGGTAACAGGGGATATTTTAACAATGGCAATTCACAGGCACCTTATCTTGGGAAAATTTCATATTACAAAAACATCGGAGACCCGACCCATCCCTCCTTTCAGCTTATTACAAAAGACTTTGCAAATATTTCTTCATTATTTGTGAGCGGTGTTTATCCGGCTTTTGGAGATCTTGATAACGATGGTGATGATGATATGCTGCTTGGAGAGGAAGATGGTACATTACTGTATTTTGAAAATACTACTTCTCCGGGTAGCGCAGCAAATTTTGTTTTCATGCAGGCAAAATATGCAGCCATAGACGTCGGGCAGTTCAGCACACCCCAGCTGGTGGATGTAAACCGCGATGGTAAGCTTGATCTGCTGATTGGGGAGCAAAGTGGAAATATTGATTACTTTGAAAATACAGGCATTTTGCAAATCCCTTCTTTTCAGCTTATCACTACTTCTTTGGGAAATGTAGATGTCCGGCCTTACTATACTTATGGTCAATCGATTACGGGTTACAGTGTGCCTTTTTTAATTGATCTGAAAGATGGAAATGGCTACACACTCTTTGTAGGTGCTGAGAACGGACATATCTATAAATATGCCAACATCGATAATAACCTAGCGGGAACTTTTGATAAAAGGGATACCATATTTGCCGGGATTTCCGAAGGATCCCGGCTGGCTATTTCCGGCGGCGATATAGACCAGGATGGCCAAGCAGATCTCGTGATAGGAAACTACCGCGGCGGGGTTACTTATTATGATATGCACACCACTCAACTGACCGATGTGTTTTCATCCAACAGTTATAAACTCTATCCAAATCCCACAACTGGTTTTATTACCATTGAATCTCATGCTTTTAAAAACAATGGAAACTGTGAGGTATCTCTGGTGGATATGATGGGCAAACAGAAGATGATCGTAAATGAGAATTTTTCCAAAGGAACTTTAAGATTATTTTTGCCACCACTTCCGGCAGGAATTTATTTTCTTCATATTAAAAATGAACAATCTGAATCTGTACAAAAGATTGTAATCAACCGCTGA
- a CDS encoding BamA/TamA family outer membrane protein — protein sequence MHPLWHRAIYMVLSLFLSIAWSSCGNTRYLTGNQVLLKENKIIVQSPSGSSKVSKNIEANQSLQTKLSALARQQPNKKTLGLFKLNLTIYNRFHTEKEHGFRYYMMTKIGEPPVLFDSTFLPASAQQMLDYTKSKGYLLAETRYNFTIKKKLATPKFYITPGPLYTVDSVFLPSDSSEIAGLVKESIGNTLIKTGGAFDSEVLSAEQQRIFIYIQNQGYFHFRPDLIYFEADTIQENKKVKVSVKVNASADSTNQKKYFIGHVYIFPNYHPEQNQLNIKYDSTLHGHFIFIDERSVIKPATLISAILLSEGDAYSRNNYNFTLHRIADLGIFKFISIRWKETEGSKLDCFIYLTPGKKHSVSAEVEASNIEDNVGAAVKLSYKNKNVFREANVLDFSLNAGTQIPVFNKDSLIFNLSGQLNLTLPRFLPNNVFVTWNPRTRLSLQVNYYKQTSIYVLTNYSIAYGYDLRKGYYRFLPGLFSISYINSSILSSDFQQRLESDPFLKQTFEDQLIIGPSLTAIFSNQNTEKVKNFTVLRISLEAAGTITYLANKALGDGNLENNHYSLLGTNYANFFRAEAEFRHYFQFTQNRVFVVRFSAGEAISYWNSEVIPYVKQFYLGGTNSLRAWRVRSVGPGSYNDTSAVNFFNSAGDIKLEANAEYRFTIFERMKGALFTDAGNIWLRKNDPNKPGANFDTNRFYKEIALGTGFGFRFDFTYFILRLDLATPLYNPKLIAGERWVINNFDPKSKDWRKQNLLFNLAIGYPF from the coding sequence ATGCATCCGTTATGGCACCGCGCAATATACATGGTTTTGTCTTTGTTCCTGTCCATTGCCTGGAGCAGCTGTGGTAACACGCGATATCTTACCGGCAACCAGGTTCTTCTGAAAGAAAATAAAATTATAGTTCAATCACCTTCAGGTTCATCAAAGGTTAGTAAAAATATTGAAGCGAATCAATCACTGCAGACAAAACTTTCTGCCCTTGCCCGACAGCAACCTAATAAAAAAACACTCGGCTTATTTAAATTAAACCTTACCATTTACAACCGGTTTCACACAGAAAAAGAGCATGGCTTCAGGTATTATATGATGACTAAAATCGGTGAACCGCCGGTCTTGTTTGATTCTACATTTCTGCCGGCCTCCGCACAGCAAATGCTTGATTACACTAAAAGCAAGGGATATCTGCTTGCCGAAACCCGCTACAATTTCACCATCAAAAAAAAACTTGCTACGCCGAAATTTTATATTACCCCCGGTCCGCTGTACACGGTTGACAGTGTATTTCTCCCTTCTGATTCCAGCGAAATTGCCGGGCTTGTAAAAGAATCAATCGGCAATACACTTATAAAGACAGGTGGAGCGTTCGACAGTGAGGTTCTAAGTGCTGAACAGCAGCGTATTTTTATCTATATTCAGAACCAGGGATACTTCCATTTCCGCCCTGACCTGATTTACTTCGAGGCAGATACTATTCAGGAAAACAAAAAAGTTAAAGTATCTGTGAAAGTAAATGCCTCCGCTGATTCCACAAACCAAAAAAAATATTTTATCGGGCACGTTTATATTTTTCCAAATTATCATCCCGAACAAAATCAATTAAATATAAAATATGATTCTACCCTGCACGGCCATTTCATTTTTATTGATGAAAGGTCCGTAATAAAACCGGCCACCCTTATATCAGCAATATTACTTTCGGAAGGAGATGCCTATTCCAGGAATAATTACAATTTTACCCTGCACCGGATTGCTGATCTGGGCATATTCAAGTTTATAAGCATCCGGTGGAAAGAGACAGAAGGAAGTAAATTAGACTGTTTTATCTATTTAACACCCGGAAAAAAACATTCAGTCTCCGCGGAAGTGGAGGCGAGTAATATAGAAGATAACGTCGGGGCTGCAGTAAAGCTTTCCTATAAAAACAAAAATGTTTTTCGCGAAGCAAATGTCCTCGATTTTAGTTTAAACGCAGGCACACAAATACCGGTTTTTAATAAAGACAGCCTGATCTTTAATCTCTCCGGACAGCTAAATCTAACGCTGCCCCGATTTCTACCAAATAATGTTTTTGTCACCTGGAACCCCCGAACGCGTCTTTCACTGCAAGTTAATTACTACAAGCAAACGAGTATTTATGTTTTAACGAATTACAGCATTGCCTATGGTTATGATTTAAGAAAGGGATATTATCGCTTTCTTCCCGGCTTGTTTTCAATCAGCTACATTAATTCATCGATACTAAGCAGCGATTTTCAGCAGCGGCTTGAAAGTGATCCGTTTCTAAAGCAAACTTTCGAGGATCAGTTGATCATAGGGCCAAGCCTGACCGCGATATTTTCAAACCAGAACACAGAGAAGGTAAAGAATTTTACCGTGTTAAGGATCTCGCTCGAAGCAGCAGGCACTATTACCTATTTGGCCAATAAAGCATTAGGTGATGGCAACCTTGAAAATAATCATTACAGTTTATTGGGAACCAATTATGCAAATTTTTTTCGGGCTGAAGCTGAGTTCCGTCACTACTTTCAGTTCACGCAAAACCGGGTCTTCGTTGTCCGCTTCAGTGCGGGGGAAGCCATCAGCTACTGGAACTCTGAAGTGATACCTTACGTGAAGCAGTTTTATCTTGGAGGGACAAACAGCCTGCGCGCCTGGAGAGTTCGCTCCGTAGGCCCGGGCTCATATAATGATACGTCTGCAGTTAATTTTTTTAATAGCGCAGGAGATATCAAATTAGAAGCAAATGCAGAATATCGCTTCACCATCTTTGAACGAATGAAAGGCGCATTATTCACGGATGCAGGAAATATATGGCTTCGAAAGAATGATCCCAATAAGCCGGGCGCTAATTTCGATACCAACCGGTTTTATAAAGAGATTGCACTAGGAACAGGTTTTGGCTTTCGCTTCGATTTCACCTATTTTATTTTACGTCTGGATCTTGCAACTCCTCTTTACAACCCTAAACTAATTGCCGGAGAAAGATGGGTGATTAATAATTTTGATCCGAAATCAAAAGACTGGCGAAAACAAAACCTGCTGTTTAACCTGGCAATTGGGTATCCCTTCTGA
- a CDS encoding RNA methyltransferase gives MLSKSFEKYINSLKQKKYRIEYKRFIAEGDKIAGELLNSNLPVEKICATPNWITANESLLEKRKALIEEVSSQQMKKITALSTPSEVLLLAKIPDYKIDQKEVLSNLNLVLDGIRDPGNLGAIIRIADWFNIPQIFCSGDCVDAYNPKVIQASMGSICRIKVFEKNPGSLFEEYPAKVFAATFNGENIFQAQLSEQGFIIIGNEARGISKELEKYITKKITIPQFGKAESLNAAVATGIVCAAFRK, from the coding sequence ATGCTTTCTAAGTCGTTTGAAAAATACATCAATTCACTAAAACAAAAAAAATACAGGATTGAATACAAACGCTTTATTGCTGAAGGTGATAAAATAGCCGGAGAATTATTAAACTCCAATTTACCGGTCGAAAAGATATGTGCCACGCCGAATTGGATCACCGCTAACGAATCGTTGTTGGAAAAGAGGAAAGCCTTGATTGAAGAGGTAAGCAGTCAGCAAATGAAAAAAATAACCGCACTCTCCACACCGTCGGAGGTGCTGTTGCTGGCAAAGATTCCTGATTACAAAATAGATCAAAAAGAAGTTTTATCGAACCTCAATCTGGTTCTTGACGGTATCCGGGATCCGGGCAATCTGGGGGCCATTATACGAATAGCCGATTGGTTTAATATTCCTCAGATCTTTTGCTCGGGAGATTGCGTGGATGCTTATAATCCAAAAGTGATACAGGCATCAATGGGTTCCATTTGCCGTATAAAGGTTTTCGAAAAAAATCCGGGTTCACTCTTTGAAGAATATCCAGCCAAAGTCTTTGCAGCAACTTTTAATGGCGAGAATATCTTCCAGGCACAATTATCTGAACAGGGATTTATTATTATCGGAAATGAAGCGCGTGGTATTTCGAAAGAATTAGAAAAATACATAACAAAAAAAATTACCATTCCTCAGTTCGGAAAAGCCGAATCACTCAATGCTGCGGTGGCCACGGGAATTGTATGTGCGGCATTCAGAAAGTGA
- a CDS encoding ferritin-like domain-containing protein: MTNKLDNRFQEKKLNETKSKHSRRSFLQRSALAGAGLGLSSLTGLSAFARSFKSSGITQGDVDILSFLAAAELIETDLWEQYCELAAGNKPYGDALSTIEDEMVIYICDVTDNERSHAKFINSFLEANGFAPVNLDPFRTLPSSTAKGAKNKGRLTNLLKTSVDTSFYLRYRDTGNPDFGDTYPQFVDIKNVPLIPVDDRNYSDKEIQLIANSAAFHFCYIEQGGTSLYPSFIPKATDLDVLRILTGIGPGEAYHFAAFHQSLEGLPEISGHGLVFPDVEENNIGAHHIPHPCKFIDTSLRNASVVRPTLTVNAGAVATVTSLTNTGLFKGQSQEFFSAAMELAVAADAAMRTL, translated from the coding sequence ATGACAAACAAATTAGACAACAGGTTTCAAGAAAAAAAATTAAATGAAACTAAATCCAAGCATTCCCGTCGTTCTTTCCTTCAGCGCTCGGCGCTTGCAGGGGCCGGACTGGGACTGAGCTCATTGACAGGTTTATCTGCCTTTGCACGTTCTTTTAAATCATCAGGAATAACACAGGGAGATGTGGACATCCTCTCGTTCCTTGCCGCGGCCGAATTAATTGAAACTGACCTGTGGGAGCAGTATTGTGAATTAGCCGCAGGCAATAAGCCTTACGGGGATGCCCTTAGTACGATAGAAGATGAAATGGTTATCTACATATGTGACGTCACCGACAACGAACGGAGTCACGCAAAATTCATCAACTCATTTCTGGAAGCCAATGGTTTTGCACCGGTTAACCTCGATCCCTTCCGTACACTGCCAAGCAGTACGGCGAAGGGCGCTAAGAATAAAGGCAGGCTCACCAATCTTTTGAAAACCAGCGTTGATACGAGCTTTTATCTTCGTTATCGCGACACGGGAAACCCGGATTTTGGTGATACGTATCCGCAGTTTGTTGACATCAAGAATGTGCCGCTGATTCCGGTCGATGACAGGAACTATTCAGATAAGGAAATACAGCTCATCGCTAACTCGGCCGCGTTTCATTTTTGCTATATAGAGCAGGGCGGAACAAGTCTCTATCCGAGCTTTATCCCTAAAGCAACCGATCTCGATGTGCTTCGCATCCTCACCGGTATTGGGCCAGGAGAAGCGTATCACTTCGCAGCATTCCATCAGTCTCTTGAAGGCCTTCCTGAAATCTCCGGACATGGATTAGTATTTCCGGATGTGGAAGAAAACAACATTGGAGCGCACCATATCCCGCATCCTTGTAAATTCATCGATACCTCATTGCGTAATGCCTCCGTGGTACGACCCACCCTTACGGTCAATGCCGGCGCGGTAGCTACGGTTACATCTCTTACAAATACAGGGTTGTTCAAAGGACAAAGCCAGGAATTCTTTTCGGCTGCAATGGAACTTGCAGTGGCAGCGGATGCCGCTATGAGGACACTTTAA
- a CDS encoding T9SS type A sorting domain-containing protein, which yields MKTKFFYTIVGALFLWHTTIAQSPAWQGNRGERYVDVNRSDKDYTAVAYASGNVYRMGSFSGRVDFDPGPGSFYLTSEAANDMFIQKSDALGHLIWVKDIALSSVMNGRFIASRSDDAGRAYVTSPLGETSDFDQAKFSDLKRNSYSVGDIFILKLDPSGNFIWCNNIATSGQNINNSLTIDATGNIYSKGSFSFKPEQPDAVADKELTTGNALLELYPNPTSGNFIMNLQLNEDVNEIAIVQVYDALGRLVKSNNSPFAHGVLFDEMKLDNTLAEGMYSVRVTVNNKTLQRQLIYQR from the coding sequence ATGAAAACTAAATTTTTTTACACAATAGTTGGTGCTCTTTTCTTATGGCACACCACTATTGCACAATCACCCGCCTGGCAGGGGAATAGGGGAGAGAGATATGTGGATGTCAACAGATCTGATAAAGACTATACTGCAGTTGCATATGCCTCCGGAAATGTTTACAGGATGGGAAGCTTCTCAGGAAGAGTAGATTTTGATCCGGGACCGGGAAGTTTTTATTTAACATCTGAGGCCGCAAATGACATGTTCATTCAAAAATCAGATGCCTTGGGCCATTTAATCTGGGTTAAAGACATAGCATTAAGCTCAGTAATGAATGGACGATTCATTGCAAGCCGTTCTGATGACGCGGGAAGAGCGTACGTCACGTCTCCCCTGGGAGAAACTTCGGATTTCGATCAGGCAAAATTCTCGGATTTAAAACGTAATTCTTATTCTGTGGGGGATATATTTATTTTAAAATTAGATCCTTCAGGCAATTTTATCTGGTGTAATAATATAGCCACATCAGGTCAGAATATAAACAACTCCTTAACCATTGATGCTACCGGAAACATTTATTCTAAAGGTTCATTTTCTTTCAAACCGGAGCAACCCGATGCGGTGGCTGATAAGGAATTGACTACAGGTAATGCATTACTCGAACTTTATCCCAATCCTACCTCTGGCAATTTTATTATGAACCTGCAATTAAACGAAGACGTGAATGAAATTGCTATTGTGCAGGTCTATGACGCTTTGGGAAGATTGGTAAAATCCAACAATAGTCCTTTTGCGCATGGAGTCTTGTTTGATGAAATGAAACTGGATAACACGTTAGCAGAAGGCATGTATTCGGTGCGTGTAACTGTGAATAACAAAACCTTGCAGCGGCAGCTGATCTATCAGCGATGA